The nucleotide window gatggctggatggcatcactgactcgatggatgtgagtgtgagtgagtgaactccaggagttggtgatagacagggaggcctggcgtggtgcgattcatggggtcgaaaacagtcggacatgactgagtgactgaactgaactgaactggcttaaacaacagatacttattttctcaaataaaataagtatcttattttatttaaaatgagtatTTCTGGAGGCTATAAGCCCGAGCTCAAGGTGTCAAaaggtttggtttcttctgaggcccctctccttggcttacagagatggctgccttcttgctgtggcCTCACCTGGTCTTTCCTTTGGTCATACACATACCTGTATCTGTATTTCCTCTTATTAATAAAAGTCATACTGGCCCACAGATGACCTCATTTAAcgttaatcacctctttaaagaccctattTCAAACtgagtcacattctgaggtactgtggttaggacttcaacatgtcAATGTGTATAAAGAGTAGAGAACAGGATCATACAGTAACTTAGTTTAGGATAATTTTTGGAAAATTGGAATAATTTTAAGCATAACCTTCTTCCTTTAAATGCTGAATAGTCAAAATACATCcaaaagtttttataaaaatccCACTAGTAAATACCTGTAGGAGTATTTATCAAATTTCTACAAAAGGAGTAAAAGTAGGCACTCCTAAGCTTAACTGTAAAAGGTGAGGATGAGGGGAAAATCACACAGAAAATAGTAATTGGTTTAACTACATACGATAAAAATTTTTGTATGCAAAAGACTTGAGCAGCAAATGGGTGGACAATATTGGTTATAATGGCTCATTATTTGTTATAAAAGCTTACACAGATAATAAAAACCCTTATCTTCAGAGTTGAAAGAAGTAAtgacagaaaagaataaagaaaaatgtaaaaagcttTTAACAAAAATGTGAAGCAAAGTAGAATAATGTTCAGTATCACTTGTAATCAAAGATTTGTGTtgctgttgagtcactaagtcatgtccgactctttgtgactccatggaccatggcatgccaggctcctctgtcctctactatctcaagtgattgctcaaattcatgttcgctgaatcaatgatgctatctaaccatctcattttctgccaccttcttctttcgccttcaatctttccaagaaacagggccttttccaatgagttggtcttcacatcaggtagtgaagtattagagcttcagtatcagtccttccaatgaatattcagggttgatttcctttaggattgactggttttatctccttgtagtccaactgattctcaagaatcttctccagtacaattcaaaagcatcagttcttcagtactcagccttttttatggtccacctctcacatctgtacatgactactggaaaaaccacagttctgactatacaaaccttggttggcaaaatgatgtctctgctttttagtatgctgtctaggctatCATAGCTtaccttccaaggatcaagtgtatTTTAATCTAATGACTGCAGTCTATTATATGCTTATAAAAGAAGGTTTACTGCAGACTTTTCTGAGTGTGGATAAAAGAAGACTTTACTAAGAGTAAAGTTAATGcctgcatatgtgtgtatgtgtatgggtgTATGGGGGGACAGctgttgtgtcaaactctttgtgaccccatagactgtggggtgccaggcttctctgtccatggaattttccaggcaagaatactagattgccatttcctattgtTCCAATATTGCCATTGCCATTgttccttcccaacccagggatcaaacaggcatctcttgtgtctcttgcactggcaggcagattgtttaccactgtcccacctgggaaacccaagatttgtgtgtgtgtgcttaaaatCCTTGAAAAGTGCTATTATCCCTTACTGACAAGGGGTGAAGAAACTGCCAGAGCTAAATTAATTCCAACTTTGTGTCTGAAACCATGGAGCTCTTGGCAATCATTCCTCCAACAATTCTGCTTCCTGAAAGTGGAAGCAGCATGGGGTTGAGACTGTTTTGCACAGATTGGTCACATCACTGTATAGGTAACAGAAAAACAACTCAGCCCATGCAGGACACCTgcctggggaggaggtggggagacaGCTGGGGAGACAGCTGGCTGGAAGGACACCACTCAGTGCACCAGCTGCCCTGGACCCTGGCTCCTCTGGTGAATTACAGCCCCAGCAGAAGGGAGGAATGCTGATCACCTCAGCTTGCATGTTGAAATGCCCTCCCACATTTGAGGTCAGAGACTCCACTCTAAGAAAACACATGGCACACTGAGTGCTATTGTGAAGCCAAATACCAGCTTAAAACTGAGAGCCTCATAGGAGAAGTGCTGGCATTACCtaagagcttgttagaaatgcaaattcacaGGCCTGATGTACTGACTCAGAATCAGTGCAGAAGGGGCTGAGGAAGCTATGTTGCAGAAAGTTCTCAAGATGATTCTTAAAGTTTGAGAACAAATGATGCAAAAGAAACTCAAAGCTGATTGACCCTGCATTTCTGGCCTCTGCATGTAAGGGCCTGAGTCTGAccataaaaatcataaaagggTTAATAGCTTCAAAATGGTaactactaagaaaaaaaaaagaaacccatcaCCTAATAGCCTTTTACCCACCTCTCACATCAAGACATGAATGAACAGTCTTTTATAAATTTGCTTAATTTTGAGTGAGCAAAGATCTTTATGCCTTCAGacaaaatgaaattcatttattAACTAGAATGGCACTACAAACTCAGGTTTGAAGCAAAATAATCAAACCACTATACTTCATCAAGACTCGGGTGGGGAAAGGCAGAGATTTAAGGATATTTGCTTCTCTTGAAcattagcagcagaagcaggactGTTCTCACGTTCCTGACAACACTCATGCAACAGGATGCTGGGGCACCTGGGGACCTGGTGCCTGGGCCTTCAGGAATTCCTCGAGTTGTTCCATCTTCTCAGCTGGATAAGGAAAAAATGCTGGGTTTCAAACTCCTCCTCCAAGGGGGAAGGGGTGTGCTGGCAGTATCATTTCTCGGGCTGGAAGCTCTAAATCTAGGATCTGAAATTAGTGGGCTGACGGAACTGAAGCCAGCACCGGCAGGTAGGTGTCTGAATGCACATCTCAGCTTTGCTTTCTCAGGGTCCTGCTTGGACTCCTCTCTCAAGGGAGGCCCAGGGATCACCAGCAAAATGGAGTTGGGACACTGCAAGGAGTTTTGGGAAGACGAGAGGCTGGAAGGAAGTCAGGTAAGGCCAGGCAGTTCcccctgccttcctcccaggCGTGTTTGCCAAGCCCCTCACCTCGGGCGCGCTGCTCCCGGTGCACCGACGCCTGGCTCAGAAGCACGCTCTTCACCTGACGCTGGACTGCCGGCCGCGCGAAAACGGTGACTTCGACTACGTTCCCAGCGTCAACAGCGTCCACCATCAGCAGGGCCTGGCTCATCCACTCCATTTCTGGAACCAAGGCTCGGTCTGGCCCTGAAAACGAAATGAAAGCCAGAGAAGAGTGTGGGTGAGGGGCAGGAGACGCTGGCCACGAAGGGATGTAACGGCCTGGGACCCGGCGCGGCTCGGGGCCCTCGACCGCTCTGAGAGGCCCGCTAGGCCCAGGGTCGCACACCAAAGATCAAGTCGGCC belongs to Bubalus kerabau isolate K-KA32 ecotype Philippines breed swamp buffalo chromosome 9, PCC_UOA_SB_1v2, whole genome shotgun sequence and includes:
- the LOC129619608 gene encoding oocyte-expressed protein homolog isoform X2; the protein is MAQASRLPESRQSCSSRLWLEHGRQRWRLRGPRGQAAGVPASLATGPDRALVPEMEWMSQALLMVDAVDAGNVVEVTVFARPAVQRQVKSVLLSQASVHREQRARAEKMEQLEEFLKAQAPGPQVPQHPVA
- the LOC129619608 gene encoding oocyte-expressed protein homolog isoform X1 → MVDNAGDSEARGDRLLGFPLPSQRVRIRPWWFPAQELRNPLVFFLEAWLADLIFGPDRALVPEMEWMSQALLMVDAVDAGNVVEVTVFARPAVQRQVKSVLLSQASVHREQRARAEKMEQLEEFLKAQAPGPQVPQHPVA